Proteins encoded within one genomic window of Episyrphus balteatus chromosome 1, idEpiBalt1.1, whole genome shotgun sequence:
- the LOC129907818 gene encoding uncharacterized protein LOC129907818: MNIQAAVINAGSPEGKLTNEQWSQVEVKLLEFVNEEILASTGFVPTFGPLSTVKGFKVLACCGEPTLNWLRDKVGCMKGLLDGVTLSVALKDDLPTRPKVRINVPGPNIDETTLERYLRAQNPSLPSADWKVMQMEAPTKSGREAIIMLNHETMAMLPSLDFLLRFGINAVKTSPWCKSRGSTAVTSADLNPKISLFIAKKGLLKRRYDDGQM; the protein is encoded by the exons ATGAACATTCAGGCGGCAGTTATTAATGCAGGGAGCCCAGAAGGGAAACTAACCAATGAACAGTGGTCACAAGTGGAGGTTAAGCTTCTCGAATTCGTCAACGAAGAGATACTTGCCTCCACAGGTTTCGTTCCAACCTTCGGGCCACTATCGACAGTAAAAGGCTTCAAGGTTCTTGCCTGTTGCGGTGAACCTACCCTGAACTGGCTCAGAGATAAAGTGGGCTGCATGAAGGGGTTATTGGACGGAGTTACGCTTAGCGTTGCTCTTAAAGATGACCTCCCCACCAGACCCAAAGTCCGTATTAACGTACCGGGCCCCAATATCGACGAGACCACCCTTGAAAGGTACCTAAGAGCACAAAACCCAAGCCTCCCCAGTGCAGACTGGAAGGTCATGCAAATGGAGGCACCTACGAAATCAGGTCGGGAAGCAATCATCATGCTCAACCATGAAACCATGGCTATGCTACCATCTTTAGACTTCCTTTTGAGATTTGGCATAAATGCGGTAAAG acaTCGCCCTGGTGCAAGAGCCGTGGATCAACAGCGGTAACATCTGCGGACTTAAATCCAaagatttcattatttattgcaaaaaagggCCTACTGAAG CGCAGATATGACGACGGTCAAATGTGA